The Rhodamnia argentea isolate NSW1041297 chromosome 10, ASM2092103v1, whole genome shotgun sequence sequence TCGAAAGTATTTTCGAACTACAGTGCTCTAATGGTGCTCGAGGAAATGATGATGCAGAACTTGCCTCTTGCAGTCGGTGGAGGGGCTGATCTTGTAAGGAATATTGAGCCCGCACTTGGCCGGCAGGCCCGCTGCGAGGCCGGCGTTGTTGGCGTTGTAGGAGATCCCGTTGATGGCGGACTTCAGGCAGTTGCAGACGCCTTGGCGGTCGGCCGTGGTCCTCGCCGCCGAGTACAGCGACCGGATCCCGCTGCAGCAGGCGGGTGGCACGGCCCCTCCGTTGAGCACGTAGGACACGCACGGCATCAGGGTGTTGACCACCTGGTTGCAGGAGGACACCTGCGAAGCGGCCGGAGGCGCATTGGCCACCACCATGCACAGGACGGCGACCGCCAGGGCTGCAGTTTTGAGGAGTCCAGGGTTGGCCATTTTCGTGGATactagtcttcttcttcttcttcttcttcttcttggggaGGGATGAAGAAGGTGGTGTTTAAATAGGAGGAGGTCGGAACTCGAGGCCTGAATTGGTAGGTGAATCTCATTTAGTGTTCTGATGGAGTTTGGTTGGAGAATTGAATCTGCCAACGATCGGGCACTTCTACGGTGCACTGTATCATACAAGTATACAACGTTGTATCGTAATAAAGTTCCAAGCATTTATACGGTATGAGTGTGTACCTTACAAATTTTATACCTGTCTCATAATGAGCAAGTGGTCGCCGGTAGGGGTGGCGGTTCGGTTCTTACAAGTTCCACCGGAAGTTCTCTTTTTTGAACCTAACTACCCCGTAGGGTCGGCCGAacctatatttttttattttttttatttttatttttatagataAACATCTAGAGAAAGTAGATATGAGTGTTTTAGGagattacatttagaactcgaaaccaatctattggaatacatttatatttttggagaaacataaaaattgtttgctccaaattatacactcatatGGATGCCATATAACATTGTATGAttgtgaaaaatatatataaaaaaaaaaaaaaaaattttttttcaggTCCGGGTTAAGTGGTGGACTTGCCACGGCGTTTTTTGGACCTGCCTCCGCTCCTTGCCCGGCGCGGTTGGTTTCCGGTTGGTCTAtccggaaccatgctcactcctacTCGCCGGCCAAGAAGCGAGGGTGTCGACCCTCGCCCGAATTTGGGCGAGTGCCCGACGGCCTCGCCTGTTGGCCGGCGATGGTTTGCATGTGATCTCGTCGATTGAAGTTGTgaaaaaagataagataagaaaaacaaaaaataataaaaaataaaaaaaattattaaaaaattcgtaagaaaaattattaaaaattattcacgtagGCCGTGGCACGTAGGTGGTCGCCATTTCATGTCAactattttcgatcaaaattgacaggatagactcaattggcaaaacgtgaaaatgtttatgactcaatgaACATAATCAAAtggtttgggattgaattgaaaaaagtgcAATAGTATTAACATGACCACTCTTAACGtgtacaagctcgtaaaatcgATTGGTAGTCTCCATATATTTAATTCTAATAGATGGAACAATGATATCATTTTTATTTGACTGATTTTCTAAGATTCGTATAGCCACACATGTAC is a genomic window containing:
- the LOC115729768 gene encoding non-specific lipid-transfer protein 3-like: MANPGLLKTAALAVAVLCMVVANAPPAASQVSSCNQVVNTLMPCVSYVLNGGAVPPACCSGIRSLYSAARTTADRQGVCNCLKSAINGISYNANNAGLAAGLPAKCGLNIPYKISPSTDCKSVK